A genomic region of candidate division WOR-3 bacterium contains the following coding sequences:
- the hutI gene encoding imidazolonepropionase, whose amino-acid sequence MAILLSQAKQVLTMNDGIGLIQDGSVLIEDDTIKKVGKFSEPNFKGRIIDCTNCVVTPGLVDAHTHLVFAGTREDEFAMRLEGIKYETIAKKGGGILKTVAMTRSASEDELYRLAENRLKKIMRHGTTTIEIKSGYGLSLTEEMKMLRVIDRLKKNSIIDIVPTYLVHTIPKLMKRRDYVDMQCEEMLPEVAKSRLAEFCDIFCDKTAFTKNESEKILKRAKELGFALKIHTDELANVGGAKLAAKLGCVSAEHLLYTTKSGIKAMSKANVIPVLLPGTSLYLQTERKPDIKDFIKFNLPIAIATDFNPGTCMIYSMPKIISLACLVYRIPVELALIGATINGAKAVKRSNKIGKLKNNFQGDIVVWNVDDYRKIPYQFGEDLIKIVIKKGKIIYETNS is encoded by the coding sequence ATGGCTATCCTATTAAGTCAGGCAAAACAAGTCCTTACGATGAATGACGGCATAGGACTGATACAGGATGGTTCAGTCCTTATTGAAGATGATACGATTAAAAAAGTTGGTAAATTTAGTGAGCCCAATTTTAAGGGAAGGATTATAGATTGTACAAATTGTGTTGTGACACCGGGACTCGTTGATGCCCATACCCATCTTGTATTTGCTGGTACGCGCGAAGATGAATTCGCAATGCGGCTTGAAGGTATAAAATACGAAACAATTGCAAAAAAGGGGGGTGGGATTTTGAAGACTGTGGCAATGACACGTTCTGCTTCTGAAGATGAACTTTATAGACTTGCTGAAAATCGGCTAAAAAAGATTATGCGTCACGGTACAACCACAATAGAGATAAAGAGCGGCTACGGACTTTCACTAACTGAAGAAATGAAGATGCTTCGTGTCATTGATAGGTTGAAAAAGAATTCAATAATTGATATTGTTCCGACTTATCTTGTTCATACTATTCCTAAACTTATGAAGCGAAGAGACTATGTTGATATGCAATGCGAGGAAATGCTACCAGAGGTAGCAAAAAGCAGGCTCGCAGAATTTTGTGATATTTTTTGTGATAAGACAGCATTTACAAAAAACGAAAGTGAAAAAATTCTTAAAAGGGCAAAAGAACTTGGATTTGCATTAAAGATACATACTGATGAACTGGCAAATGTTGGTGGTGCCAAACTTGCTGCTAAACTTGGTTGTGTGTCTGCTGAGCATCTTTTATATACAACAAAGTCAGGAATAAAGGCAATGAGTAAGGCAAATGTGATACCAGTATTGCTGCCCGGAACCTCGCTCTATCTACAGACCGAAAGAAAGCCCGATATTAAGGATTTTATAAAATTTAATCTGCCTATTGCAATAGCAACGGATTTCAACCCCGGGACTTGTATGATTTATTCAATGCCCAAAATAATTTCCCTTGCCTGCCTTGTTTATAGAATTCCGGTTGAACTCGCATTAATCGGTGCCACAATCAATGGTGCAAAAGCAGTAAAAAGAAGTAATAAAATTGGAAAGTTGAAAAATAATTTTCAGGGTGATATTGTGGTATGGAATGTTGATGACTATAGGAAGATACCATACCAATTTGGTGAAGATTTGATAAAAATCGTCATAAAAAAGGGGAAGATAATCTATGAAACAAATAGTTGA
- a CDS encoding pyruvate kinase alpha/beta domain-containing protein encodes MKYEITYFEKPGKVNTQRTIGLAVKRAEELNIEHIVVATCTGYSAKVLLQKAKDKKIVVVTHQAGFAKPGEMEIKPNVIEFLKNKGAKVYTGTHFFGGFGRAIRFKFGGLEPEEIAANTLRIFGEGIKVAVEIAIMALDAGLIPYGKEIISIGGTGSGVDTAIVCVPRHGKDFFNFEVREIICKPRRR; translated from the coding sequence ATGAAATATGAAATTACTTATTTTGAAAAGCCAGGTAAGGTTAATACACAAAGAACGATTGGACTTGCCGTAAAAAGGGCAGAAGAATTAAATATTGAGCATATTGTCGTTGCGACTTGCACTGGATATTCGGCAAAGGTTTTGTTGCAAAAGGCAAAGGATAAAAAGATAGTTGTTGTCACCCATCAGGCAGGGTTTGCGAAGCCAGGGGAGATGGAAATAAAACCTAATGTTATTGAATTTTTGAAGAACAAGGGTGCGAAGGTGTATACAGGGACCCATTTCTTTGGTGGATTCGGCAGGGCTATCAGATTTAAATTTGGCGGCCTTGAACCCGAAGAAATTGCGGCAAATACCTTGAGGATATTTGGCGAAGGGATAAAGGTGGCGGTTGAGATTGCAATAATGGCTCTTGATGCAGGATTGATACCTTATGGAAAAGAAATTATTTCAATTGGTGGAACAGGCTCGGGTGTTGATACAGCAATTGTGTGTGTTCCAAGGCATGGCAAAGACTTTTTCAATTTTGAGGTTCGCGAGATAATCTGCAAGCCGAGAAGAAGATAG
- a CDS encoding secondary thiamine-phosphate synthase enzyme YjbQ: MPFYEFTISTNKSEELIDITSEVEEIVSGSKIKNGIVHIFIPHATAGVILNESADPNIKTDFLNALERAIPKRANYLHDHIDRNAAAHIRSAIVGSSLTIPLRNNGMVLGTWQSIMFCEFDGPRRTRRIIVQIIAEPPISTS, from the coding sequence ATGCCTTTTTATGAATTTACGATTTCAACAAATAAGAGTGAAGAGTTGATTGATATCACCAGCGAAGTTGAAGAAATTGTCTCTGGTTCAAAGATCAAAAATGGAATTGTCCATATCTTCATTCCACACGCAACTGCAGGTGTGATATTGAATGAGAGCGCAGACCCGAATATCAAAACCGATTTTTTGAATGCACTTGAGCGGGCAATTCCTAAAAGGGCAAATTATTTGCATGACCATATTGACCGCAATGCTGCTGCCCATATCCGCAGTGCTATCGTCGGTTCAAGTTTGACAATTCCACTAAGAAATAATGGAATGGTCCTAGGCACCTGGCAATCAATAATGTTCTGCGAATTTGATGGTCCCCGCCGAACCCGTAGAATCATCGTTCAAATAATAGCAGAACCCCCCATTTCCACTTCGTAA
- a CDS encoding M55 family metallopeptidase produces MEKKLNIFISFDLEGISGVTSWKEMRKDSPDLLRIRRIATQEVNSAIRGVRKSGLKIDEILICDSHASGENLLIEELEPGVELIKGTQRNYYMMEGLNENFDVVFFIGYHAMVGTEDGMMDHSYSSSLIYNIKINGQYVGESEINAGIAGHYGVPLGLVSGDDKLIQEIKRFFGPGVETVITKSSISRFCAKCRHPVDVQKEIELKAGRVVRKINRLKPFKFKYPINAEVEMINSLFGDAIKSLPGLKRVSARRFLFKSKDILEFYRQLMLICDLAGYANYASSSS; encoded by the coding sequence ATGGAAAAAAAATTAAACATCTTTATCTCTTTTGACCTGGAAGGAATAAGTGGTGTAACATCCTGGAAAGAGATGAGAAAGGACTCCCCAGATTTATTGCGTATTCGCAGGATTGCTACACAAGAAGTAAATTCTGCTATCCGCGGTGTAAGAAAGAGTGGATTAAAGATTGATGAGATACTTATCTGTGATTCTCACGCCTCAGGTGAAAATCTTTTGATTGAAGAACTTGAACCTGGCGTGGAACTGATAAAGGGGACTCAGCGAAACTACTATATGATGGAAGGCTTGAATGAAAACTTTGATGTAGTATTTTTCATCGGTTATCATGCAATGGTTGGAACAGAAGACGGAATGATGGACCATTCTTATTCTTCAAGTCTGATTTATAACATCAAAATAAATGGGCAGTATGTTGGAGAATCCGAGATAAATGCAGGGATTGCGGGACATTATGGTGTTCCTTTAGGATTGGTTTCGGGTGATGATAAACTTATTCAGGAGATTAAAAGATTTTTTGGGCCTGGAGTTGAAACAGTCATTACCAAATCCAGTATTTCCAGATTCTGTGCAAAATGCCGTCATCCAGTTGATGTTCAGAAGGAGATAGAGTTAAAGGCGGGGCGGGTAGTAAGAAAGATAAACAGACTGAAGCCCTTTAAGTTTAAATACCCAATAAATGCGGAAGTTGAGATGATTAATTCACTCTTTGGTGATGCGATAAAGAGCCTACCCGGATTAAAAAGGGTCTCAGCAAGAAGATTTTTATTCAAATCAAAGGATATTCTTGAATTCTACCGCCAATTAATGCTCATCTGCGACCTCGCCGGCTATGCGAATTATGCTTCATCGTCGTCTTAG
- a CDS encoding DUF362 domain-containing protein codes for MKSKVAVVKTSPKTILEDIEKCLKLAEVEKHLPKGVPTILKINISWHFWYPACSTTPWQLDGVASTLFKLGYKDLIPAQNRTVVINPKLGAENNHLNSVMRKHRLKFIYLYEPEVKWIYYRPKVKMLVLDKVYKDGIQIPELLIGKNAFHLPTLKTHFFTTMTGAMKNAFGGLLNDNRHWTHAVIHETLVDLLQIQKEIHPGIFCLTDGTFAGNGAGPRLMKPEIKNYILASGDSVAIDAIASKIMGFDPMSIKFLNLSHEMGLGKAKPEEIEVVGEDISNVNFGFKVEDTFASRGQKAIYWGFLKPFEHFLLRTPIVPWSYLASRAYHDFYWYSVRGKPIVRKFLNTEWGRLFESYK; via the coding sequence ATGAAATCCAAAGTAGCGGTCGTAAAAACCAGCCCTAAGACAATCCTTGAAGATATTGAAAAATGTCTGAAACTTGCTGAGGTTGAAAAACATTTACCCAAAGGGGTTCCTACGATTTTAAAAATAAATATCTCCTGGCATTTCTGGTATCCTGCCTGTTCAACAACACCCTGGCAACTTGATGGTGTTGCATCTACGCTTTTCAAACTTGGTTATAAGGATTTAATCCCTGCCCAGAACCGCACGGTTGTCATAAACCCAAAACTCGGTGCTGAAAATAATCATCTAAATTCGGTGATGCGTAAACATAGATTGAAATTCATATATCTATACGAGCCAGAAGTAAAGTGGATATATTACCGACCCAAGGTAAAGATGTTGGTGCTTGATAAGGTGTATAAAGATGGTATTCAAATACCTGAACTACTTATTGGCAAGAATGCATTCCATCTGCCGACATTAAAAACCCATTTCTTTACTACAATGACCGGGGCAATGAAGAATGCGTTTGGCGGTTTGTTGAATGATAATAGACACTGGACACACGCGGTAATTCATGAAACACTCGTTGATTTGTTGCAAATACAAAAAGAAATCCATCCCGGTATATTCTGTTTGACCGATGGAACATTTGCCGGCAACGGTGCAGGACCGAGATTGATGAAACCCGAGATAAAAAATTATATCCTTGCCAGCGGTGACTCAGTGGCGATTGATGCTATCGCATCAAAGATCATGGGATTTGACCCAATGTCTATAAAATTTTTGAATTTATCGCATGAGATGGGATTGGGAAAGGCAAAACCTGAGGAGATAGAAGTCGTAGGAGAAGATATCAGCAATGTGAATTTTGGTTTCAAAGTTGAGGATACATTTGCCTCAAGGGGACAAAAGGCAATATACTGGGGATTTTTAAAACCATTTGAGCATTTCCTTTTACGCACGCCGATTGTCCCGTGGTCTTATTTAGCTTCTCGTGCCTATCATGATTTCTACTGGTATAGTGTTCGCGGTAAACCAATTGTCAGGAAATTCTTAAACACCGAATGGGGCAGACTCTTTGAATCGTATAAATAA
- a CDS encoding MBL fold metallo-hydrolase — MSDSIIKTFIVGYIETNMYLIHNRKSGIVIDPGFIEGEAESLIKKFKSEVPEIPMVILTHCHFDHISGCPFLKKEFKSKIYCHRLDEEKLLDPQKSGAIYFGVSGNPLKPDGYLEDGQVIKFDEHTLKIIHTPGHTSGGISILLNDRYLFSGDTIFKDGIGRTDLYDGDYDIEINSIMNKILILPEDTIIYPGHGPSTTVRQERRNF, encoded by the coding sequence ATGAGTGATTCTATCATCAAGACCTTCATCGTGGGCTACATTGAAACGAATATGTATTTGATTCATAATAGAAAATCTGGCATTGTTATTGACCCGGGTTTCATTGAGGGGGAGGCAGAGTCATTGATAAAAAAATTTAAAAGCGAAGTCCCTGAAATTCCTATGGTCATACTAACCCATTGCCATTTTGATCATATTTCAGGCTGTCCATTCTTAAAAAAAGAATTCAAAAGCAAAATCTATTGCCACAGGCTTGATGAAGAAAAACTCCTTGACCCACAAAAAAGCGGTGCCATATATTTTGGTGTATCAGGCAATCCTTTAAAACCTGATGGTTATCTTGAGGATGGGCAGGTGATAAAATTTGATGAGCACACTTTAAAGATAATCCATACCCCAGGACATACCAGTGGTGGCATTTCAATTTTATTGAATGATAGATATCTTTTTAGTGGCGATACAATATTTAAGGATGGTATCGGCAGGACTGACCTTTATGATGGAGATTATGATATAGAGATAAATTCAATAATGAACAAAATATTGATTTTGCCTGAAGATACAATTATCTATCCTGGACACGGACCATCAACTACAGTCCGACAGGAAAGAAGAAACTTCTGA